The Saccopteryx leptura isolate mSacLep1 chromosome 2, mSacLep1_pri_phased_curated, whole genome shotgun sequence genome has a window encoding:
- the DNAJC7 gene encoding dnaJ homolog subfamily C member 7 isoform X2 gives MWKLLRGRSREAESFKEQGNAYYAKKDYNEAYNYYTKAIDTCPKNASYYGNRAATLMMLGRFREALGDAQHSVRLDDSFVRGHLREGKCHLSLGNAMAACRSFQRALELDHKNAQAQQEFKNANAVIEYEKIAEADFEKRDFRKVVFCMDRALEFAPACHRFKILKAECLAMLGRYPEAQSVASDILRMDSTNADALYVRGLCLYYEDCIEKAVQFFVQALRMAPDHEKASVACRNAKALKAKKEDGNKAFKEGNYKLAYELYTEALGIDPNNIKTNAKLYCNRGTVHSKLRKLDDAIEDCTNAVKLDDTYVKAYLRRAQCYMDTEQYEEAVRDYEKVYQTEKTKEHKQLLKNAQLELKRSKRKDYYKILGVDKNASEDEIKKAYRKRALMHHPDRHSGASAEVQKEEEKKFKEVGEAFTILSDPKKKTRYDSGQDLDEEGMNMGDFDANNIFKAFFGGPGGFSFEASGPGNFFFQFG, from the exons ATGTGGAAGTTACTTAGAGGTCGTTCCAG ggaAGCAGAGTCTTTCAAGGAACAAGGAAATGCATACTATGCCAAGAAAGATTACAATGAAGCGTATAACTATTATACAAAAGCCATAG ATACATGTCCTAAAAATGCTAGCTATTATGGAAATCGAGCAGCCACCTTGATGATGCTTGGACGGTTCCGGGAAGCGCTTGGAGATGCGCAGCATTCAGTGAGGTTGGATGACAGTTTCGTTCGG GGACATCTCAGAGAGGGCAAATGCCACCTCTCTTTAGGGAATGCCATGGCAGCATGTCGCAGTTTCCAGAGAGCCCTAGAATTGGATCACAAAAATGCTCAAGCACAACAGGAG TTCAAGAATGCTAATGCAGTCATAGAATACGAGAAAATAGCAGAAGCGGATTTTGAGAAGCGAGATTTTCGGAAG GTGGTTTTCTGCATGGATCGTGCCCTAGAATTTGCCCCTGCTTGCCATCGTTTCAAAATCCTCAAAGCAGAATGTTTAGCAATGCTGGGTCGTTATCCAGAAGCACAATCTGTGGCCAG TGACATTTTACGGATGGATTCCACCAATGCAGATGCACTGTATGTACGAGGTCTTTGCCTTTATTATGAAGATTGTATTGagaaggcagttcaattttttgtACAGGCTCTCAGGATGGCTCCTGACCACGAGAAGGCCAGTGTTGCTTGCAGA AATGCCAAAGCactaaaagcaaagaaagaagatGGGAATAAAGCCTTTAAAGAAGGAAATTACAAGCTAGCATACGAACTGTACACAGAAGCCCTGGGGATAGACCCcaacaatataaaaacaaatgctaAACTCTACTGTAATCGGGGCACGGTTCATTCCAAG CTTAGGAAACTAGATGATGCAATAGAAGACTGCACAAATGCAGTGAAGCTCGATGACACTTATGTCAAAGCCTACTTGAGAAGAGCTCAGTG TTACATGGACACAGAACAGTATGAAGAAGCAGTGCGGGACTATGAAAAAGTGTATCAAACGGAGAAGACAAAAG AACACAAACAACTCCTTAAAAATGCACAGCTGGAACTGAAGAGGAGTAAGAGGAAAGATTACTACAAGATTCTGGGAGTGGACAAGAACGCCTCTGAGGATGAGATCAAGAAAGCGTATCGGAAACGGGCCTTGATGCACCATCCAG ATCGGCACAGCGGAGCCAGTGCCGAAgtgcagaaggaggaggagaaaaagttCAAGGAGGTCGGGGAAGCTTTCACCATCCTCTCTGATCCTAAGAAGAAGACTCGCTATGACAGTGGGCAGGACCTGGATGAGGAGGGCATGAATATGGGTG